The following is a genomic window from Adhaeribacter radiodurans.
ATCAGAGTAAATTTGGCCGCACGGTACGAACCAACGACATCCGGGAAGGCGATTTGGTTTTCTTCGGCGCCAACAAGTTTAGTAATAAGATTACGCACGTGGGCATGGTTACCGATGTAAAAGGCAAAGACCAGGTAACGTTTATTCATGCTTCTTCTACTTTAGGCGTAATCGAAGATAATTTGTACTCCCGCTACTACCAGAAAATCTTTATTAAGGCTGTTCGGCCAAAAATTTAAAATTTTATCTGTCTCATTTATCAACATTAATAATAAAGTAAACAGAAACTTTATAATATAACGCAGCTTTAAAGCCTTTATCCTTCCATTTGCAGAAAGATAAAGGCTTTTGATTTTTATTGCTACTCCCTCCTAACACGCACTTGCAACCTCCTTCAGTAAGGACTAAAATATTTTATCCGGCAGACCTTTTTTCTTTGTTCTAAGCCCTACTCTTAACTTCCTATAAGTCAATCAATTTTAATTTTTCAAACAAACCTTTACATTTATTAATATTTTTTTAACATAAAAGCCAAAAACTTAAATTAAATTTGTATTAAGAAATTTTAAAAACTTAACCTAACTGCATGATTTAAATACTTTCAACCAGTATCAATACCTAATAACTAACTCATAAGTAATTAGTTAAAATAACCTAGTTGCTTAATTCTCGTTTCAATTTTAGTCCTAATTCCTTTTCCATTCGCGTAAACAAACAATAATTTACAATTCTTTATGAAGAAGTACTTACTTACTATCCTCTTCTTGTTACTAGGTGCAGCCAGCCTGTACGCCCAGGTAACAACCAGTAGTATTACCGGTTCTGTAAGAGATGCTACCGGCGAAGCCTTAATTGGGGCTACGGTAAAAGCTACCCACCAGCCCTCCGGTACGGTGTACGGTACCGTTACCAATGTCGACGGACGTTTTAACATTCAAAATATGCGGGTAGGTGGCCCTTACGCCGTAGAAGTGAGCTATATTGGCTTTCAAACACAAACCTATAATAACATTTCCCTTGCCTTAGGGGTGCCTTACTCTTTAGATGCCCGCATTGGGCAGGCCAGCACCGCGTTGCAGGAAGTAGAAATTACCGCCGACCGCACCGACGTGTTTAACGCCAATAAAACCGGGGCCGCCACCAACATTGGTACGCAACAAATTGCTACTTTACCCACGGTAACCAGAAGTTTAGAAGATTTCACCCGTTTAACTCCCCAAGCCAATGGAGTAGGTTTTGCCGGCCGTGATAACCGTTATAACAACTTACAAATAGATGGCGCTAACTTTAATAACGCTTTTGGTTTAAGCGCTCAGGATTTATTACCCGGTGGCGCTACCCGGCCTATTTCGCTGGATGCGGTAGAAGAAATTCAGGTAAACATTGCGCCTTACGATGTACGGCAATCGGGTTTTACCGGTGCAGGTATTAATGCCATTACCCGGAGTGGTACCAATAGCTTTACCGGTTCGGCTTACACTTTTTTACGGAATCAAGATTTAAGGGGTACAAAAGTGGGCGATGCCGAAGTGGTAAACCCCGATAACAGAACCTTCACCTACGGTGCCCGTTTAGGCGGACCAATCATCAAAAATAAATTGTTCTTTTTTGCTAATTACGAACACGAAAAAGAAACTTTTCCGGGTATTACCTGGGTAGCTAGCCGGCCGGGTGCTACCGGTAACGTAGCCCGTACGACCGTAGAAGATTTAGAACGGGTTCGCCAGCACCTGATATCTACTTACGGCTACGATCCGGGAGCTTATGAAAATTACGCCAATAAGTTTACCAATCTTAGTGACCGTTTAATCGCCCGCCTGGATTGGAACATTAACGAGACGCACAAAGCTAGTCTCCGGTATACCTACGCCGAAGGCACCAGCGACCAGGTAGTAAATGACAATTCCGGCCCGAACCCACGTTCTTCTTCTTCCCGGGTTGGTTCTAACTCCCTGGTTTTTTCTAATTCAAATTTTAGCTTCTTAAATAAGATCAGCTCCCTTACCGGCGAATTAAACAGTACGATTAGTAACAAATTATCTAACCAACTATTAGCTACTTACAGCCACAGCCAGGCTACCCGTTCTTTCCCGGGCAACCGGTTTCCGTTTGTCGATATTTGGCAAGGGGGCGACCAGTACATGAGTTTTGGTACTGAACTGTTTTCTGGGGATAACGATTTAATAAACGATAATTACAGCTTTATCGATAACGTAACGTATTTAGCCGGCAAGCATACCATCACGGGCGGTATCAGCTACGAGCAAATCGAATACGGCAATAAATACCTCCGGATGTCTACGTCTTATTACCGTTACGCTTCCGTGGACGATTTTATTAATAATGCGCAGCCTACTTCTTACGGCATTACTTACCCGTACGGCGACCCTTACGAAAGCATTACTTTTGGTTTAGCCGGCGCGTATATTCAGGACCGGGTAGCCTTTAACAACCGGTTCGACCTTACTTATGGAATTCGCGCGGAGCTACCTTTATACCTGAACGATTTAGGTGCGAACTCGGCCGTAGATAATTTACAATTGTTAGATCAGGATGGCAATGCTACTACTTACGCCAGCTCCCGGTGGCCGAAGCAAAAGATAATTTTGTCGCCGCGTGTTGGCTTTAACTACAATGTTTTTGAAGACGGTTCTTTAAAACTACGCGGTGGAACCGGTATTTTTGCCGGCCGGGTGCCGTTTGTATTTTTAACCAACATGGCCGGTGGTACCGGTTTAACTAAAAACAACTTAGAGCCGGTTCCGGCCACAGCTTTAAATACCATCCGGTTTAATCCGGATCCTTTGTATTGGGTACAGAATGGCCCGGAAGATGTATTCTTACCTACGCCAAGTTCAGGTATTCCCAGAAGTATTTCCGTGGTTGACCGCAATTTTAAAATGCCGCAAATCTGGCGTTCCAGCTTTGGCGTAGATTATGTAATTCCGGGTACTCCTTTAGTAGCCACCGCCGATATTTTGTATTCCAAAGACATCCAGGGCGTTTACATGTATAACGCTAACCGGAAACCGGCTACGCAACAAATGAATTACTCCGGTGACAATCGGGATTTCTGGGGTGGCAGTGCCAATGCCAGTTACACTGCTTCTACTGGAAGTATTGCTGCTGTATTGTCGAACACTAAAAAAGGCTACTCCTTTTCTTCGACTGTAGGGGTTACATTGCCTAACCAAAATGGCTTCTTTGGTAACGTTGCTTACACCTATACCCAAGCCAAAGATATTACAGGTAACCCCGGTTCAGCGGCGGCTTCGGCCTGGTCTAATAACTACTCCATAAACGATCCGAATGAGCAACTGTTAGGTATTTCGCAGTACGCCAGTCCGCACCGCGTAATAGGTAGCATTTCTTACCGCAAAGAATACCTGAACCATTTAGGTACTACGGTTTCTTTATTCTACGAAGGTTCGCATCAGGGTCAGGGTAATGGCGGCCGTTTTGCTTACACCACTCGCGGCGACCTGAACCAGGATGGCGTAAGCTTAGACTTATTGTACATCCCGAATAATTCTTCGGAGTTAAACTTTGCCCCGCTTACCGTTGGAGATATAACCTTTACCCCGGAGCAGCAAAGAGCCGCTTTTGATGAGTTCGTAAATAACAGTAAATTTTTAAAAAATAGCCGCGGCGGTTACGTAGAACGGAATAATGGTTTAATGCCGTGGTTAAACCGTTTTGATTTCCGGTTATTACAAGATGTTTTCACGAACATTGGGGAGCGCCGGAACACCTTGCAGTTAAGCCTGGATATTCAGAACGTAGGAAACCTGCTAAATTCTGATTGGGGATTAATCCAACAATTAAACGGTGGCTCTAACTTTAACTATCCACTATTAAACGTAGCCAGTGTAACCCCTGAGGGAGTTCCCGCTTTCCAGATGATTACCATCCGGAACGAGAACAACCAAACGGTATTACCTACCTCTCCTTTCCGTAACTACCTGGCAACTACCAATACCTGGCGCATGCAACTTGGTTTACGGTACAGTTTCTAAGGAATAATTTAAAATAAAAAAGCCCACCAGAAATGGTGGGCTTTTTTATTTTAAATTATTTTTTACTTCACCTGTTCTATTTTTAAAACTTTCTTTTACTTTTGTAGCACCAAACGCAAGGGGGATTAGCTCAGCTGGCTAGAGCGCTTGCATGGCATGCAAGAGGTCATCGGTTCGACTCCGATATTCTCCACAGATTAAAAAGCACTTATAGATAAATTTCTGTAAGTGCTTTTTTGTTCCTAAAAAATTCACTTACAACTACCCTTTATTTCAAGAAAATGGTTTTACTAGGTATTTGTATAGTGCTCCCCAATTAATTATAAGGCATTATCTCAACTAAGTAGTTCTTGGGCATTCTCATAGTTCAGGGTATGTCGTAACTACCTTAGGTTTTATTACATTTAATTTCTGATGAGTAAGAGTCAGCCGGCAAGTAGCTGCATTTTTGGTTTACAGGTGGCAGTTGAAGCATACCTATTAAATTAAAAAGCCTTGCACTACTATAAAATACGCCAACTTTAAAAGTAACTTAGCAACCCAAATAGTAAGGCTGCAATTGGTTTCTATAAACCACTCCATTATCCTAAATACATTTAACTGGAAAAATATTACTAATTGTACTTCATACTGTTATTTTCTCTCCTTAACTTCATTCGTTAATTATTTTCATTCATCCCTACCTCAAATCAAACATGAAAGAAAAAGAAAAAATAACGACTGGCCGTCGCGATTTTCTTAGGACAGGTGCCCTGGCTGCGAGCAGCTTTTTTATTTTTCCCCGGCACGTACTCGGCAAAGGGTTTATTGCGCCGAGCGATAAATTAAACATTGCGGGCGTAGGAGTATCGGGCAAAGGATTTTCGGACGTTAATAATGCGTACAACAACGGAGCCAATAACATTGTGGCTTTGTGCGATGTGGATTGGAACCTGGCCAAGGAACAATTTGAAAAACACCCGAAAGCCAAACGCTACAAAGATTTCCGGCAAATGCTGGAAAAAGAAAGAAAGAATATTGATGCCATTACCGTATCTACCGCCGACCATACCCACGCTTTAGTAGCCTTAGCGGCCATGCAGTTAGGAAAACACGTGTACGTGCAAAAACCCTTAACCCACAACATCTACGAAGCACGCTTATTAACCGAAGCTGCCCGGAAATACAAAGTAGTAACCCAAATGGGAAACCAGGGTGCTTCGAACCCGGCGCAGCAACAAATGATAAAATGGTTTAACGACGGCGTTATTGGCGATGTGCATACCGTACACGTTTGGACCAACCGGCCGGTTTGGCCGCAAGGTATTCCGGTGCCACAAGCTACCGGGACACCTCCCGACACCTTGGACTGGGATTTATGGTTAGGGCCAGCCACCAAAGTGGGTTATACGCCGGCATACCATCCGTTTAAATGGCGGGGCTGGTGGAACTTTGGTACGGGTGCCCTTGGCGACATGGGCTGCCACCTCATCGATCCGCCTTTCCGGGTATTGGGTTTAGGTTACCCTACTGAGGTAGAAGCCAGTGTAGGTTCGGTGTTCCTGAAAGACTGGACTCCGGAATATTTACCCGAAGGGGCACCACCATCATCGCACGTGCAGTTAAAGTTTCCGGCCACCGCTAAAAACAAAACTCCCATTACCATGACCTGGTCGGATGGTGGTCTGCGGGCATTCCGGCCGGAAGTAATACCGGCGGATGCGGAACTAAGCGAACCAGATGGCAGCAATGGCGTGTTTATGGTTGGTACTAAGGGGGTTATTAATTGTGGTACGTACGGCGTTAACCCAAAAGTTTTCCTGAACAACGGACAAGTAATAAACAGCAGCGGCGAAGGTTCCTCTACTAATTCGTCGGTACCGGAGTGGGGCCATAACCTGGCTTGGCAAGAAGCCTGCAAGGCCGGTTTCAATAGTGCCAAGCACAAAGCTTTAACTTCGTCGTTCGACTACGCCGGACCACTAACTGAAACTGTGCTTATGGGTAATCTGGCTATCCGTAGTTATAACCTGCGCACTCCTACCGCCGACGGTAAAGGCTTTAATTATCCGGGTCGTAAGAAACTGTTGTGGGATGGACCCAAGACCCGCATTACCAACTTTGAAGAAGCGAATCAGTTTGTGAAACGCGAGTATCAAAATGGTTGGAAACTAGCTTAACCTTCGGTAACATTCGGAATAAGATAGTTTATCCTTCTATATTAGAACCGTTTTTATTTTATTTAATAATATATTTTTTTATCATCAAGCTCTGCCTTATGGGTCAGGGCTTTTTGTTTTTATTTAATTAGTAACGTTATACTTGCTAATAAGAACCTACAGAATAAAGTACCCAATTATACAAGTAAGGATTTCTAAATAATCATCAGGTTAACCTCAAGCACAATATGTATCCTCAGATATTGTGCTTTCTATTTCTAGTAAAAAACCATGATTAAATATGTAAGAGTTGGTTTGGTCTTATTG
Proteins encoded in this region:
- a CDS encoding Gfo/Idh/MocA family protein, with translation MKEKEKITTGRRDFLRTGALAASSFFIFPRHVLGKGFIAPSDKLNIAGVGVSGKGFSDVNNAYNNGANNIVALCDVDWNLAKEQFEKHPKAKRYKDFRQMLEKERKNIDAITVSTADHTHALVALAAMQLGKHVYVQKPLTHNIYEARLLTEAARKYKVVTQMGNQGASNPAQQQMIKWFNDGVIGDVHTVHVWTNRPVWPQGIPVPQATGTPPDTLDWDLWLGPATKVGYTPAYHPFKWRGWWNFGTGALGDMGCHLIDPPFRVLGLGYPTEVEASVGSVFLKDWTPEYLPEGAPPSSHVQLKFPATAKNKTPITMTWSDGGLRAFRPEVIPADAELSEPDGSNGVFMVGTKGVINCGTYGVNPKVFLNNGQVINSSGEGSSTNSSVPEWGHNLAWQEACKAGFNSAKHKALTSSFDYAGPLTETVLMGNLAIRSYNLRTPTADGKGFNYPGRKKLLWDGPKTRITNFEEANQFVKREYQNGWKLA
- a CDS encoding TonB-dependent receptor, with the protein product MKKYLLTILFLLLGAASLYAQVTTSSITGSVRDATGEALIGATVKATHQPSGTVYGTVTNVDGRFNIQNMRVGGPYAVEVSYIGFQTQTYNNISLALGVPYSLDARIGQASTALQEVEITADRTDVFNANKTGAATNIGTQQIATLPTVTRSLEDFTRLTPQANGVGFAGRDNRYNNLQIDGANFNNAFGLSAQDLLPGGATRPISLDAVEEIQVNIAPYDVRQSGFTGAGINAITRSGTNSFTGSAYTFLRNQDLRGTKVGDAEVVNPDNRTFTYGARLGGPIIKNKLFFFANYEHEKETFPGITWVASRPGATGNVARTTVEDLERVRQHLISTYGYDPGAYENYANKFTNLSDRLIARLDWNINETHKASLRYTYAEGTSDQVVNDNSGPNPRSSSSRVGSNSLVFSNSNFSFLNKISSLTGELNSTISNKLSNQLLATYSHSQATRSFPGNRFPFVDIWQGGDQYMSFGTELFSGDNDLINDNYSFIDNVTYLAGKHTITGGISYEQIEYGNKYLRMSTSYYRYASVDDFINNAQPTSYGITYPYGDPYESITFGLAGAYIQDRVAFNNRFDLTYGIRAELPLYLNDLGANSAVDNLQLLDQDGNATTYASSRWPKQKIILSPRVGFNYNVFEDGSLKLRGGTGIFAGRVPFVFLTNMAGGTGLTKNNLEPVPATALNTIRFNPDPLYWVQNGPEDVFLPTPSSGIPRSISVVDRNFKMPQIWRSSFGVDYVIPGTPLVATADILYSKDIQGVYMYNANRKPATQQMNYSGDNRDFWGGSANASYTASTGSIAAVLSNTKKGYSFSSTVGVTLPNQNGFFGNVAYTYTQAKDITGNPGSAAASAWSNNYSINDPNEQLLGISQYASPHRVIGSISYRKEYLNHLGTTVSLFYEGSHQGQGNGGRFAYTTRGDLNQDGVSLDLLYIPNNSSELNFAPLTVGDITFTPEQQRAAFDEFVNNSKFLKNSRGGYVERNNGLMPWLNRFDFRLLQDVFTNIGERRNTLQLSLDIQNVGNLLNSDWGLIQQLNGGSNFNYPLLNVASVTPEGVPAFQMITIRNENNQTVLPTSPFRNYLATTNTWRMQLGLRYSF